One genomic window of cyanobiont of Ornithocercus magnificus includes the following:
- a CDS encoding oxidoreductase, which translates to MCSSNADNDSEQKPSSLPRLSSPSATEDAVSGGGFPLIDGWARATLSSSGPRLWKTLNHQSACLSCAWGTGGQNGGFSDESGEPLQRCLKSVEAISAELQPAVPVSTFAIRTITELQDLDSAACDRLGRLDQPLIYHTGNAHYEQISWEEVYALTASAFRYPQPERLASYSSGRSSNEAAYMLQLLLRAQGSNNLADCSDLCHAPSTVGLSRVFGSGTSNVSLESLRQADGVVLVGSNAPANHPRLMNELIRLRQRGGTVIVINPVLEAGLLKFGSPAFPIRSLLQGSEIASLFLQPIPGSDTAVFLGIQKALLESGSIAWNFVKAHSSKWELLIDQIENISWEDITTCCGISREELEYTAARLSACRAVVFAWAMGITHHSNGTTNVQAIANTAVLSGNVGRPGAGTMPIRGHSNVQGFGSMGVSVRLREPMRLALERLLGRPLSRVAGYDTRALIQAAESGEIDTLLCLGGNLFAANPDSTQAALALGRIDTIIYLATKPNIGHFHGLAARQTLLLPVFNRFENPHRTTVESGNNWVRLNEPGSTHLYSGKLISEVAFLAELAYRLHGSKPIDWRRLQDPVYVRELIACTVPGYERMADIDANQREFEVDGRVFRKPYFATTSGRAELAVTPLPELRLPDAEHFGGLAVGERGLVLNLITVRSYGQHNTVIYKQGDSYRGMYHRYTLLINPEDLATSGLIAHERVIVQGEAGQLRGVELIPGSIRCGAALMFYPEANILMRAVSDPESGTPAFKRVPVLLRA; encoded by the coding sequence ATGTGCTCCTCTAATGCAGACAACGACTCTGAGCAGAAACCTAGTTCGCTGCCGAGACTTTCCTCTCCCTCTGCTACAGAAGATGCTGTCAGCGGTGGCGGCTTCCCACTGATAGATGGATGGGCCCGCGCTACTCTTTCTTCTAGTGGTCCCAGGCTGTGGAAGACACTTAATCATCAGAGTGCTTGCTTGTCTTGTGCTTGGGGAACTGGTGGCCAAAATGGTGGCTTCAGCGATGAATCGGGTGAACCGCTACAGCGATGCCTCAAGAGCGTTGAAGCCATCAGTGCTGAGCTGCAGCCAGCTGTGCCTGTCTCAACATTTGCTATCAGAACTATAACTGAGCTACAAGACCTTGACTCTGCTGCATGTGATCGGTTGGGTCGTCTCGATCAACCCCTAATCTACCATACTGGCAATGCGCACTATGAACAGATCAGCTGGGAAGAAGTATATGCTCTCACTGCTAGTGCTTTCCGCTATCCACAGCCAGAGCGCTTAGCATCATATAGTTCTGGTCGCTCTTCCAACGAAGCAGCCTATATGCTGCAGCTGCTCTTGCGAGCTCAGGGTTCCAATAACTTGGCTGACTGCTCTGATCTATGTCACGCGCCCTCTACTGTTGGTCTTAGTCGTGTGTTTGGTAGTGGTACTTCCAATGTTAGTCTTGAGAGCCTAAGGCAGGCCGATGGTGTAGTTTTAGTGGGTTCGAACGCGCCAGCTAATCACCCGCGCCTAATGAACGAGTTGATTCGCCTCCGCCAGCGTGGCGGTACGGTGATTGTAATCAACCCAGTATTAGAAGCAGGTTTGCTAAAATTTGGCTCGCCAGCCTTCCCAATCCGCTCGCTGCTGCAGGGTAGCGAGATCGCTTCACTGTTTCTGCAACCAATTCCAGGTTCTGATACAGCAGTTTTCCTTGGTATACAGAAAGCCTTGCTGGAAAGCGGCTCTATTGCTTGGAACTTCGTGAAGGCCCACAGCAGTAAATGGGAGTTATTAATAGATCAGATTGAGAACATATCCTGGGAAGATATTACTACTTGTTGCGGTATAAGCCGTGAGGAGCTAGAATATACAGCTGCTCGCCTCTCGGCCTGTCGTGCTGTAGTATTTGCCTGGGCAATGGGTATTACCCATCATTCTAATGGTACTACTAACGTGCAAGCGATTGCTAATACAGCAGTGCTAAGTGGCAATGTAGGCCGTCCTGGTGCAGGTACAATGCCAATCCGTGGCCACTCCAATGTGCAGGGATTTGGCTCGATGGGTGTATCAGTGCGTTTGCGCGAGCCAATGCGGTTAGCACTAGAGCGTTTGTTAGGGCGTCCTCTCAGCCGTGTAGCAGGTTATGACACTCGTGCATTGATTCAAGCAGCTGAATCTGGTGAGATAGATACATTACTGTGCTTAGGTGGCAACCTATTCGCCGCTAATCCTGATAGTACCCAGGCTGCTCTTGCTCTAGGTCGTATTGACACAATTATCTATCTAGCAACTAAACCTAATATTGGTCATTTTCATGGTCTTGCGGCCCGGCAGACACTGCTATTACCAGTGTTCAACCGCTTTGAGAATCCCCACCGAACTACGGTAGAGTCAGGGAATAACTGGGTCCGGCTCAATGAGCCTGGTAGTACGCATCTGTACAGCGGGAAGCTTATCAGTGAAGTAGCTTTCCTTGCGGAACTAGCCTACCGACTGCATGGCAGTAAACCAATCGACTGGCGCCGGTTACAAGACCCAGTTTATGTTCGCGAGCTAATTGCCTGTACTGTGCCAGGTTATGAACGGATGGCTGACATTGATGCCAACCAGCGCGAGTTCGAAGTAGATGGGCGGGTCTTCCGGAAGCCCTACTTCGCTACTACTAGTGGCCGCGCTGAGCTGGCAGTTACACCACTGCCCGAACTTAGATTGCCAGATGCTGAACACTTTGGTGGCTTGGCAGTTGGGGAGCGAGGTCTTGTCTTAAACCTAATTACGGTCCGCAGCTATGGCCAACACAACACAGTAATATATAAGCAGGGTGATAGTTACCGCGGTATGTACCACCGCTATACACTCTTAATCAATCCTGAGGACCTAGCTACCAGTGGCTTGATTGCACATGAGCGTGTGATAGTGCAAGGTGAGGCAGGACAGCTGCGGGGAGTTGAACTAATTCCTGGTTCGATCCGCTGCGGTGCAGCATTAATGTTTTATCCTGAGGCCAATATATTGATGCGTGCAGTTAGTGATCCCGAGAGTGGCACACCAGCCTTTAAACGGGTGCCGGTACTTCTGCGAGCCTGA